A genomic stretch from Lathyrus oleraceus cultivar Zhongwan6 chromosome 2, CAAS_Psat_ZW6_1.0, whole genome shotgun sequence includes:
- the LOC127117657 gene encoding protein translation factor SUI1 homolog — MVDIQIPSTFDPFAEAKESDAPGTKEYVHIRIQQRNGKKSLTTVQGLKKEFSYEKILKDLKKEFCCNGNVVNCKDLGKIIQLQGDQRKNVSHFLVHAGLVRKDNIKIHGF, encoded by the coding sequence ATGGTTGATATTCAAATCCCAAGCACATTCGACCCGTTCGCGGAGGCCAAAGAATCAGATGCACCGGGTACAAAAGAGTATGTGCATATTCGCATACAGCAGCGGAATGGAAAGAAGAGCCTAACCACAGTTCAAGGGCTGAAGAAGGAGTTCAGCTATGAGAAGATCTTAAAGGATCTCAAGAAAGAGTTTTGTTGCAACGGAAACGTCGTCAACTGTAAGGATCTCGGCAAGATTATCCAACTCCAAGGCGATCAGCGCAAGAATGTTTCGCACTTTCTTGTTCATGCTGGTCTCGTCCGAAAGGATAACATCAAGATTCATGGTTTTTGA
- the LOC127117656 gene encoding calcium-dependent protein kinase 2, protein MGICLSKKESDPDQRQVDSSHRNPNPNSNHNHNHNSNHNHNSNHNHNHKNNEPHVNQSKPKAPSQHASSTKHAHRSDTNTILGKQFEDVKQVYTIGKELGRGQFGVTYRCTQNSTGLKYACKSISKRKLVSTADKEDIKREVQLMQHMSGQPNIVEFKGAYEDRNSVHVVMELCAGGELFDRIIAKGHYSERAASSICRQIVNVVQICHFMGVMHRDLKPENFLLSSKDDKAIIKVTDFGLSIFIEEGKVYRDIVGSAYYVAPEVLRRRYGKEVDIWSAGVILYILLCGVPPFWAETEKGIFEAILQGHIDFENRPWPSITNSAKDLVRRMLIQDPKKRITATQVLEHPWLKEGGSASDKPIDSAVLSRMKQFRAMNKLKKLALKVIAENLSSEEIQGLKAMFTNMDTDKSGTITYEELRTGLHRLGSKLTEAEVRQLMEAADVDGNGTIDYIEFITATMHRHRLERDEHLYKAFKHFDKDNSGFITRDELETAMKEYGMGDADTIKEIISEVDTDNDGRINYEEFCTMMRSGVHQQGKLF, encoded by the exons ATGGGTATTTGTTTGAGTAAAAAAGAATCAGACCCAGATCAAAGACAGGTTGATTCTAGTCATCGCAATCCCAATCCTAATTCCAATCACAATCACAATCACAATTCCAATCACAATCATAATTCCAATCATAATCATAATCACAAGAATAATGAACCCCATGTGAATCAATCAAAACCAAAAGCCCCTTCTCAACATGCCTCAAGTACAAAACATGCTCATAGATCAGACACAAACACAATTCTAGGTAAACAATTTGAAGATGTGAAACAAGTTTACACAATTGGGAAAGAATTGGGGAGAGGACAATTTGGTGTGACTTATAGATGCACTCAGAATTCAACTGGTTTGAAATATGCTTGCAAATCGATTTCGAAGAGGAAACTTGTTAGTACAGCTGATAAGGAAGATATAAAGAGAGAGGTACAACTCATGCAACATATGAGTGGACAACCAAATATTGTTGAGTTTAAAGGTGCTTATGAGGATAGAAATTCAGTTCATGTTGTTATGGAACTCTGTGCTGGGGGCGAACTTTTCGATAGGATTATTGCGAAAGGACATTATAGCGAACGAGCCGCGTCTTCGATTTGTAGACAGATTGTTAATGTTGTTCAGATTTGTCATTTCATGGGTGTGATGCATAGAGATTTGAAGCCAGAGAATTTCTTGCTGTCTAGTAAGGATGATAAGGCAATTATCAAGGTTACTGATTTTGGCTTGTCGATTTTCATCGAAGAAG GAAAGGTATATCGAGATATAGTCGGTAGTGCATATTATGTTGCGCCAGAAGTTCTACGTCGTAGATATGGGAAGGAAGTAGATATATGGAGTGCAGGAGTTATATTGTATATCTTACTTTGTGGCGTGCCGCCGTTTTGGGCAG AGACGGAAAAGGGAATATTTGAGGCCATATTGCAAGGTCATATTGACTTTGAAAATCGTCCATGGCCAAGCATAACAAACAGTGCTAAGGACCTTGTTCGTAGGATGCTTATACAAGACCCGAAGAAACGCATCACTGCTACTCAGGTTCTAG AGCATCCATGGCTTAAAGAAGGTGGAAGTGCTTCTGATAAGCCTATAGACAGTGCAGTACTTTCTAGAATGAAGCAATTCAGAGCGATGAATAAACTAAAAAAACTCGCCCTCAAG GTAATTGCTGAAAATCTTTCTTCGGAAGAGATTCAAGGTTTGAAGGCAATGTTTACTAACATGGACACCGACAAAAGTGGTACGATCACATACGAGGAATTGAGAACAGGATTGCACAGACTCGGCTCAAAGCTTACCGAAGCTGAAGTTCGGCAGCTTATGGAAGCT GCTGATGTAGACGGAAATGGCACAATCGATTACATAGAATTCATCACTGCTACTATGCATCGACACAGGTTAGAAAGAGACGAACATCTTTACAAGGCCTTCAAGCATTTCGATAAAGACAATAGCGG TTTTATTACAAGAGATGAACTGGAAACAGCCATGAAGGAATACGGTATGGGCGACGCAGACACAATCAAGGAAATTATATCCGAAGTTGATACCGATAAT GATGGTAGAATCAACTATGAAGAATTTTGTACAATGATGAGAAGTGGAGTTCATCAACAAGGCAAACTATTCTAA